The following are encoded in a window of Thermoanaerobaculia bacterium genomic DNA:
- a CDS encoding sigma 54-interacting transcriptional regulator: protein MLVVDDEESVRLGLTLLLGPLGARIESAGSLAAALPVLERHRPHVVLLDLRLPDVHGLAGLELVCEKHPEAQVVMMTAYGTIETAVDALKHGALDFLTKPVAPEHLFHVLGRINEIRQLKNENRALRHELEGGTTDLFWGDSPAIRRLLEEARRIAVSEALVVLIGESGTGKGALARQIHRWSPRAEAPFINVNCAGLSRDLLESELFGHEKGAFTG, encoded by the coding sequence GTGCTCGTCGTGGACGACGAGGAATCGGTCCGCCTCGGTCTGACGCTCCTCCTGGGTCCTCTCGGAGCCCGGATCGAATCGGCCGGCTCTCTCGCCGCCGCGTTGCCCGTGCTCGAACGGCACCGGCCGCACGTCGTTCTCCTCGACCTCCGCCTTCCCGACGTCCACGGGCTCGCCGGACTCGAGCTCGTGTGCGAGAAGCATCCCGAGGCGCAGGTGGTGATGATGACCGCCTACGGGACGATCGAGACCGCGGTCGACGCGTTGAAGCACGGCGCGCTCGATTTCCTGACGAAGCCGGTTGCTCCCGAGCATCTCTTTCACGTCCTCGGCCGCATCAACGAGATCCGTCAGCTGAAGAACGAGAATCGCGCGCTGCGGCACGAGCTGGAGGGCGGAACGACCGACCTCTTCTGGGGAGATTCGCCCGCGATCCGGCGCCTCCTCGAGGAAGCCCGGCGCATCGCCGTTTCGGAAGCGCTCGTCGTCCTGATCGGCGAGAGCGGGACGGGGAAGGGCGCGCTCGCTCGCCAGATCCATCGCTGGAGCCCGAGAGCCGAAGCGCCGTTCATCAACGTCAACTGCGCCGGGCTGTCTCGCGATCTTCTCGAATCCGAGCTCTTCGGCCACGAAAAAGGGGCGTTCACGGG
- a CDS encoding HAMP domain-containing sensor histidine kinase: protein MALLQAALVTVLWIVLGYWNARQAWLLEPPQQDVLRLFFFRELPILGLVALIALPALSIFRLADEASLDVAHEPEFLDRLLGYPRAVAVLDMAASAIFFFLGAMQLRVMGQAPAIEAAKIVVFGFLTGVLFGVAAFFLLQTVLRPLLVSVAERGGHAASRTAFPLTQKIIASCIALAFVVTGLVGEIALSWAQRFAEASTSEASRERLRGFAVESAGLRDAAGWKAFFAKRRPSPESGTLLVMSREGLRVAMWPPKPPRADAVLVASDEWREAVGRIGRGTIVARRGENRVVTVVTLPTGWLILELAPPDARVLRSFAASVAPIGVEILFLSLALAWAVGRGITRPVRDLERRTRRFGEDPGSVGETLPPTDDEIGGLVGSFARMENEIRAIQEQLRVTERRAATAELLAGVAHEVRNPLFGITSTAAALEGELAGNNALAPHLAVIRKESDRLARMMEEMLALQRAPHRSGVAAPLLPVLERAAAAVRSRFASRAPKIGVEAPFDLEIADADREKLESVFGNLFENAVLCAERPVRVSCFARRAGGGAVVTVEDDGPGLPADVRERVFEPFVTSRPGGTGIGLAVCRQIVLEHGGTISVDSRDGGPTIFTVTLPAK, encoded by the coding sequence GTGGCGTTGCTCCAGGCCGCTCTCGTCACCGTCCTCTGGATCGTCCTCGGGTACTGGAACGCCCGGCAGGCTTGGCTGCTCGAGCCGCCGCAGCAGGACGTGCTCCGGCTGTTCTTTTTCCGCGAGCTTCCGATCCTCGGGTTGGTCGCGCTGATCGCCCTTCCCGCGCTCTCGATCTTCCGACTGGCCGACGAGGCGTCGCTCGACGTGGCGCACGAGCCCGAATTCCTCGACCGACTCCTCGGCTATCCCCGCGCCGTCGCGGTCCTCGACATGGCGGCGAGCGCGATCTTCTTCTTCCTCGGGGCGATGCAGCTGCGAGTCATGGGCCAGGCCCCCGCGATCGAGGCCGCGAAGATCGTCGTCTTCGGGTTCCTGACGGGAGTGCTGTTCGGCGTCGCGGCGTTCTTCCTCCTGCAGACGGTCCTGCGCCCGCTTCTCGTTTCCGTCGCCGAAAGGGGAGGCCATGCCGCTTCGCGGACGGCGTTTCCCCTGACCCAGAAGATCATCGCTTCCTGCATCGCGCTGGCATTCGTCGTGACCGGCCTCGTCGGGGAGATCGCGCTCTCGTGGGCCCAGCGATTCGCGGAGGCGAGCACGTCCGAGGCGTCGCGGGAACGGCTGCGCGGCTTCGCGGTGGAGTCCGCCGGCCTGAGAGATGCCGCCGGCTGGAAAGCGTTCTTCGCGAAGCGACGACCTTCGCCGGAGTCGGGAACGCTGCTCGTGATGAGCCGGGAAGGCCTGAGGGTGGCGATGTGGCCGCCCAAGCCCCCGCGCGCCGACGCCGTCCTGGTCGCCTCGGACGAGTGGCGGGAGGCGGTCGGCCGGATCGGGCGGGGAACGATCGTCGCGCGGCGAGGCGAGAACCGCGTCGTCACGGTGGTCACGCTCCCCACGGGATGGCTCATTCTCGAGCTCGCGCCCCCCGACGCCCGGGTGCTCCGCAGCTTCGCCGCCTCGGTCGCCCCGATCGGCGTCGAGATCCTGTTCCTCTCCCTCGCGCTCGCCTGGGCCGTCGGCCGCGGCATCACGCGGCCGGTACGCGACCTCGAGCGTCGAACCCGGCGCTTCGGCGAGGACCCGGGTTCGGTCGGCGAGACGCTTCCCCCGACCGACGACGAAATCGGCGGTCTGGTCGGCTCCTTCGCGCGCATGGAGAACGAGATCCGCGCGATCCAGGAGCAGCTCCGGGTCACGGAGCGCCGCGCCGCCACGGCCGAGCTCCTCGCGGGAGTCGCGCACGAGGTCCGGAATCCGCTCTTCGGCATCACGTCCACGGCGGCGGCGCTCGAGGGCGAGCTCGCGGGCAACAATGCGCTGGCGCCGCATCTCGCGGTGATTCGGAAGGAAAGCGACCGTCTCGCCCGGATGATGGAGGAGATGCTCGCGCTCCAGCGCGCTCCCCACCGGAGCGGCGTGGCCGCGCCGCTCCTTCCTGTCCTCGAGCGGGCCGCCGCCGCGGTTCGCTCGAGGTTTGCGTCGCGCGCGCCGAAGATCGGCGTCGAAGCGCCGTTCGACCTCGAGATCGCCGACGCAGACCGGGAGAAGCTCGAGAGCGTTTTCGGGAACCTCTTCGAGAACGCGGTGCTCTGCGCCGAGAGGCCCGTTCGCGTCTCGTGTTTCGCGCGGCGCGCGGGGGGGGGCGCAGTCGTCACGGTGGAAGACGACGGACCCGGTCTTCCGGCGGACGTCCGGGAACGCGTCTTCGAACCGTTCGTGACGTCGCGACCGGGCGGGACGGGAATCGGCCTCGCCGTCTGCCGCCAGATCGTCCTCGAGCACGGCGGCACGATTTCCGTCGACAGCCGCGACGGAGGGCCGACGATCTTCACCGTCACGCTTCCGGCGAAGTGA